CAACTCCAGGTTCAGTGCCTTTAATTTATCTTGCTGGTCTTTCCAGAGCAGATCGTGGCACCCTCGCAGTTGAAAAAGCTATTGAAAGTGCTGGCTCAATCGAAATGTCATTCCTTGAGAATAACATGATCTGGTTGTCCACAGTTGTTTCATTGGCGCCTATGCTTGGATTTACGGGAACAGTTTTCGGTATGGTGCAGGCTTTTGATTCAATCGCAGCTGCAAATGATATTCAACCAGCCCTGGTTGCTGTTGGTATCTCTATGGCATTGTTGACAACACTCTTCGGTTTAGTTGTAGCTATGATCATTCAGTTTGCTCAGAATGTTTTCACATTCATGATTGATAAACTGATCATCAAAATGGAAGAATCTTCCCTGGATCTTATCGATACTATCGAGAACCTGGAGAAGAAATAATAACACCATAACCGGGGTTAGCTGATACTATGCTATTAAAGAAAAAAAGAAATAAAAGTGGTGGTGAAATTCCCACAGCATCCCTTCCGGATATTGTGTTTATGCTGCTGCTCTTTTTCCTGGTGACCACGACCATTGACATGGATAAAGGTCTGGGTATGGTGCTTCCAGAAAAGGGCAATACCACCGAAGTGAACCCTAAGAATATTACTAATATTCTGGTGAATGCTTCTGGTAAAATTGCAATAAGTCACGAAGGAGACATCCAGGTTATAGATGTTCGTGAGTTAAAGCATGTTGCCAAGAGATCGCTGGCAACCAATGACAAGATGATTTTTTCTGTCAAAACGGCCGCAACCAGCAAGTACAAGGACTACATTGAGGTGATTGACCAGCTTAAGCAGGCCAATGCCACACGTATTTCTATTGCTGACCCGGAGAGTTAGATCATGCGTTTAAAAAGAAAAATGAAAATTGAAGCCGGGATTCCAACATCCTCGCTTCCAGATATCATCTTTATGCTGCTGATTTTCTTCATGGTGGTTACCGTTCTGCGTGAGTTTCAGGGTCTAAAATTGATTCTTCCTGAAGCCAAAAAAATTGCCAAGCTGGAAGGTAATAAGCACGTTTCTCACATCTGGGCTACGTCTGAGGGAACCATTTCCATTGATGATCAGATTGTAGATATGGGGAAAGTAAGAACCATCATGTACGATAAGATTTTGGCAGATCCTCAGTTGACAGCTTCTTTGAAGGCTGATAGAAATGCTGAGATGGC
The window above is part of the Candidatus Neomarinimicrobiota bacterium genome. Proteins encoded here:
- a CDS encoding MotA/TolQ/ExbB proton channel family protein, producing MVAWFYNGGPFMWPILGVFIFGLVFVVERLISLMKTTMQTKSFLKQIDVTLREQGVEAAMEICRTTPGSVPLIYLAGLSRADRGTLAVEKAIESAGSIEMSFLENNMIWLSTVVSLAPMLGFTGTVFGMVQAFDSIAAANDIQPALVAVGISMALLTTLFGLVVAMIIQFAQNVFTFMIDKLIIKMEESSLDLIDTIENLEKK
- a CDS encoding biopolymer transporter ExbD; the protein is MLLKKKRNKSGGEIPTASLPDIVFMLLLFFLVTTTIDMDKGLGMVLPEKGNTTEVNPKNITNILVNASGKIAISHEGDIQVIDVRELKHVAKRSLATNDKMIFSVKTAATSKYKDYIEVIDQLKQANATRISIADPES
- a CDS encoding biopolymer transporter ExbD, which codes for MRLKRKMKIEAGIPTSSLPDIIFMLLIFFMVVTVLREFQGLKLILPEAKKIAKLEGNKHVSHIWATSEGTISIDDQIVDMGKVRTIMYDKILADPQLTASLKADRNAEMAIITDIHQELREANALKLNYSAKPRE